A window of Thunnus thynnus chromosome 17, fThuThy2.1, whole genome shotgun sequence contains these coding sequences:
- the LOC137168550 gene encoding arf-GAP with dual PH domain-containing protein 1-like: protein MASDIERNRQRLKQLVGKPGNGNCADCGAADPEWASYTLGVFMCHSCSGLHRNIAQISKVKSLLLDPWSKSEVEFMDSVGNNAAKAKYEQIVPAFYYQPTHKDCMLLREQWIRAKYERKEFMCVERQEPYSAGYREGFLWKRGRDNGQYLSRKFILSEREGVLKYFNKHDAREPKAIMKINTVNATFQPTKVGTAHALQITYLKDNSTRNIFCYHEDGKEMVDWFNAIRAARFHYLQVAFPGALISDLLPKLTRNYTKEGYMEKTGPKHTEGFKKRWFTMDDRRLMYFKDPLDAYARGEVFIGSKENSYTVLPGLPPNIQGYHWQFGITIVTPDRKFLFACETEEDQKDWIAAFQTVINRPMLPQEYAVEAYFKHKP, encoded by the exons ATGGCTTCGGATATAGAAAGGAACAGACAGCGTTTGAAACAGCTTGTGGGCAAACCTGGGAATGGAAACTGTGCCGACTGCGGAGCTGCAG ATCCGGAGTGGGCATCTTACACCCTGGGTGTGTTCATGTGTCACAGCTGCTCAGGCCTCCATAGAAACATTGCACAGATCAGCAAAGTGAAATCTCTTCTGCTGGATCCATGGAGCAAGTCCGAGGTGGAG TTTATGGACTCTGTGGGTAACAATGCTGCCAAGGCCAAATATGAACAGATAGTTCCTGCGTTCTACTACCAGCCCACACATAAAGACTGCAT GCTCCTGCGGGAACAATGGATCCGAGCCAAGTACGAGAGGAAGGAGTTTATGTGTGTGGAGAGGCAGGAGCCCTACTCGGCAG GCTACAGAGAGGGGTTTCTATGGAAACGAGGCAGAGACAACGGACAGTACCTCAGCCGAAAATTTATTCTGTCTGAACGGGAGGGTGTTTTGAAGTACTTCAACAAGCATGAT GCCAGAGAGCCCAAAGCGATAATGAAGATCAATACAGTGAATGCCACTTTCCAGCCAACAAAAGTTGGCACTGCCCATGCCCTCCAGATAACGTATTTAAAGGACAACAGCACTAGGAATATCTTTTGTTACCATGAGGATGGGAAG GAAATGGTGGACTGGTTCAATGCCATCAGAGCAGCCAGGTTTCACTACCTGCAGGTGGCTTTCCCTGGAGCTCTCATATCTGAT TTGTTGCCAAAGCTAACCAGAAACTACACAAAGGAGGGTTATATGGAGAAGACTGGTCCAAAG CACACTGAGGGCTTCAAGAAGAGGTGGTTCACAATGGATGACAGGAGGCTCATGTACTTCAAAGATCCACTG GACGCCTATGCACGAGGTGAGGTGTTCATCGGTAGTAAGGAAAACAGCTACACTGTGCTCCCTGGCCTCCCCCCCAATATTCAGGGCTACCACTGGCAGTTCGGAATCACCATAGTAACCCCAGACAGGAAGTTCCTTTTTGCGTGCGAGACTGAAGAAGATCAGAAAGACTGGATTGCTGCATTTCAGACTGTTATCAACCGACCAATGTTGCCTCAGGAGTATGCAG TGGAGGCCTATTTTAAGCACAAACCGTGA